One stretch of Plasmodium yoelii strain 17X genome assembly, chromosome: 5 DNA includes these proteins:
- a CDS encoding PIR protein encodes MNAKVCEKFENVWYKFPDEMDSDKNYKFRTENFLDSYCFNDECNSDYGKINAGFLYLLNQFCGVSGLFKSCETSNINVVEYTMIWLCYMLNLKSTQDDNITNLNNFYKVNIEKHEKYNSFIEVINKKKELMNISKDQVSKLYKLFKILCEMYTKINEDSKNCNKYLNDDNQFDKIYKELNKDSSYSQLLTTLSTDYNKLKEKCNKISSSQPKGTEQILVQSSVDTSSSSSIGNKLISVLSIFGAIAFFLGISYKYSLFGFRKRFKKQQIREKIKNIKKRINH; translated from the exons atgaatgccaaagtg TGTGAAAAGTTCGAGAATGTATGGTATAAATTTCCTGATGAAATGGACagtgataaaaattataaatttagaacAGAAAATTTCTTAGATAGTTATTGTTTTAATGATGAATGTAATAGTGATTACGGaaaaattaatgctggatttttatatttgcttAATCAATTCTGTGGGGTTTCTGGTTTGTTTAAATCTTGCGAAACAAGTAACATCAATGTTGTTGAATACACTATGATATGGTTatgttatatgttaaacctaaagAGTACTCAAGATGACAACATTACCAatctaaataatttttataaagtaaatatagaaaaacaTGAAAAGTATAATAGTTTCATTGAggttataaataaaaaaaaagaattgaTGAATATTTCTAAAGATCAAGTGTCTAAACTTTATaagttatttaaaattttatgtgAAATGTATACTAAAATTAATGAAGACAGTAAAAATTGCAATAAATATTTGAACGATGATAATcaatttgataaaatatataaagaactTAATAAGGATAGTTCCTATAGTCAACTATTGACTACtttatcaactgattataataaattaaaagagAAATGTAACAAGATTTCGTCCTCTCAACCGAAAGGAACAGAACAAATTCTTGTACAAAGTTCTGTAGatacatcatcaagttcgtcgataggaaacaaattaatttcagttttatcgatatttggtgcaatagcattttttttaggaatttcttacaag tattcgttatttggatttcggaaacgatttaaaaaacaacaaataagagaaaaaataaaaaatataaagaagagaataaatcattaa
- a CDS encoding PIR protein, with the protein MDKEVCKRFENVREWISDDLIDGNYQFKDDNSLNNKFSNNYCNDNINILSGFCNNNKFLSDFDRISAGCLYLLGELINDCGVDPSTAKNNINIIDYIMIWLSYMINLKYSEEDNIITCFYIAYMNDCDKYNKEINGCTGYKDYKELLDKKNDVLNMDSKIAPKFYKAFKLLCKMYTEFDENMEDCTNYSEKASQFVEKYEELYDDYNKTKDSSYKKVLCTLSTDYDNLIKKYNDAQCCKSSPLPTIETEKIPENCSEQTSEKTYGTGYEQFYGEFPEVTLSESSLVSKLFIVLSIFAAIPIFLGIAYKYSLFGFRKRFQKQKLREKLKK; encoded by the exons ATGGATAAGgaagtg TGTAAAAGGTTCGAGAATGTAAGGGAATGGATTTCCGATGATTTGATTGATGGAAATTATCAATTTAAAGATGATAAttctttaaataataaattttcaaataattattgtaatgataatattaatattttaagtggtttttgtaataataataaatttctAAGTGATTTCGATAGAATAagtgctggatgtttatatttgttgggTGAATTAATTAATGATTGTGGTGTGGATCCCTCTACTGCAAAAAATAACATCAATATTATTGAttacattatgatatggttaagttatatgatAAACCTGAAATATAGTGAAGAAGATAACATTATAACGTGTTTTTATATTGCATACATGAATGATTGTGATAAGTATAACAAGGAAATAAATGGATGTACTGGTTATAAGGATTATAAGGAACttttagataaaaaaaatgatgtgTTGAATATGGATAGTAAAATTGCAcctaaattttataaagcatttaaattattatgtaaaatgtatactgaatttgatgaaaatatgGAAGATTGCACAAACTATTCGGAAAAAGCTAGTcaatttgttgaaaaatatgaagaacTTTACGATGATTATAATAAGACTAAAGATagttcatataaaaaagtaTTGTGTACTTTATCAAccgattatgataatttaataaagaaatataatgATGCTCAGTGTTGCAAATCTTCACCCCTTCCAACGATAGAAACAGAAAAAATTCCTGAAAATTGTTCTGAACAAACTTCTGAAAAAACTTATGGAACAGGATATGAACAATTTTATGGAGAATTTCCTGAGGTTACATTATCAGAATCATCACTAGTaagtaaattatttatagttttatcgatatttgctgcaataccaattttcttgggaattgcttataag tattcgttatttggatttcggaaacgatttcaaaaacaaaaattaagagaaaaactaaaaaaataa
- a CDS encoding PIR protein → MFNEVCKSINAIDNSFDDDPKNSEENIYESLLNFYCPDKKCNSDEEKIISGFILLLNIVNEETTDSDKLVEYAILWLSYKLNQKKQNKTTKLYDFYTEKIKKNSCYNENIADNSDSDSDSNSKINKNVICKKIKSMDIDIKDISNFYDAFKSLCNMYNEIVADDYQCNNCLENAGEFFEKCEKVKNVFDITKGSSYLQLWSSLSNDYKNFENLYNNFRCENGSSFVACPRSSIIKNILITIGIIFVAATIFLGISYKYSLFGFRKRSQKQHLREKLKK, encoded by the exons atgtttAATGAAGTG tGTAAATCAATTAATGCGATCGATAATTCTTTTGATGATGATCCGAAAAACTCggaagaaaatatttatgagagtttattaaatttttactGCCCTGATAAGAAATGTAATAGTGATGAAGAAAAGATTATCTCtggttttatattgttattaaatattgttaATGAAGAAACTACAGATAGTGATAAACTTGTTGAATAcgctattttatggttaagttataaactaaatcaaaaaaaacaaaataaaaccaCCAAATTATACGATTTTTAtactgaaaaaataaaaaaaaatagttgtTATAATGAGAATATAGCTGATAATAGTGATAGTGATAGTGATAGTAATAGTAAGATTAACAAGAATgttatatgtaaaaaaataaaatcgatgGATAtcgatattaaagatatatctaatttttatgatgcatttaaatcattatgtaacatgtataATGAAATTGTTGCAGATGACTACCAATGCAATAACTGTTTAGAAAATGCTGgagaattttttgaaaaatgtgaaaaagttaaaaatgtttttgatATTACTAAAGGAAGTTCTTATTTACAACTATGGTCtagtttatcaaatgattataaaaattttgaaaatttatataataattttaggTGTGAAAATGGTTCATCATTTGTAGCTTGTCCACGAAGttcaataataaaaaatatactaattACAATTggaattatatttgttgcagcaacaatttttttgggaatttcttataag tattcgttatttggatttcggaaacgatctcaaaaacaacatttaagagaaaagctaaaaaaataa
- a CDS encoding PIR protein has protein sequence MDYKLCGRFDTLRNFLPDELNTTTELDFHNNGKIRNYCPDGGSGNTKECKTDFDKIKAGCLWLFEQFFVRNQKSDINIVEYIMMWLSYKLNQKTYDGIKNLNDFYTKYIENNMHYTNCDDNGKDCNESLKNNTGYRNYKEIIDNKNELLSINLGHMSKFYDAFKLLCKMYTEIGSSDTISNKSLNCAKEFVEKYDELNNPNNTKDNAYYQVLSTLSSDYKNFKKYCSNSNIDCSNIPPLPDIKTKENGVQISEPSSEVTPSSSSVTNKLIPVLSIIVAIPIFLGIFYKYSLFGFRKRPQKQHLRERLKK, from the exons atgGATTATAAgctg tgtggaAGGTTTGATACATTGAGAAACTTTTTACCCGATGAATTAAACACAACTACAGAACTCGATTTTCATAATAATGGGAAAATTAGGAATTACTGCCCTGATGGAGGTTCAGGAAACACTAAAGAATGTAAGACggattttgataaaattaagGCTGGATGTTTATGGTTGTTTGAGCAATTTTTTGTGAGAAATCAAAAAAGTGATATCAATATTGTTGAATACATTATGATgtggttaagttataaactaaATCAAAAGACATATGATGGAatcaaaaatttaaatgatttttatactaaatatatagaaaataatatgcattatACTAATTGTGATGATAATGGTAAAGATTGTAATGAgtcattaaaaaataatacaggATATAGAAATTATAAGGAAATCATAGATAACAAAAATGAATTGCTGAGTATTAATTTGGGGCatatgtctaaattttatgatgcatttaaactATTATGTAAAATGTATACTGAAATTGGTTCAAGCGACACAATATCTAATAAATCTTTAAATTGCGCTAAAgaatttgttgaaaaatatgatgaactTAACAATCCTAATAATACTAAAGATAACGCCTATTATCAAgtattgtctacattatcaagtgattataaaaattttaaaaaatattgtagtAATAGTAATATTGATTGTAGCAATATCCCACCACTTCCagatataaaaacaaaagaaaatgGTGTGCAAATTTCTGAACCGAGTTCTGAAGTTACaccatcaagttcgtcggtaacaaacaaattaattccagttttatcgataatTGTTGCAATACCAATATTCTTgggaattttttataag tattcgttatttggatttcggaaacgacctcaaaaacaacatttaagagaaaggttaaaaaaataa
- a CDS encoding PIR protein, producing MGQNQMNNTKFLIKESYNTCDTFDSLRALFPDELYSGKYNFKGGKYKSYYSKSNYTDIDKINGYCLWLFKQFYGDRSVFSNNVDNNMYIVTYIWAWLSYKLNQKSHEGINNLNDFYNKHMENVQEYNNSIENDTEYKTYIDLINKNKELMDIDIKHMSKFYDAFKNLCKMYDDLSKAKNKGEEYLKYVNNFAENYNALINENINDTKDNLFKQVLYVALNDYNFIKSILSEDSIKKQFPELTKEKKATQVSTIFKESQIRESSGDVPESSSKGEVSESETDVLIYNSGVSEFETAISTPLIANKLIIVLSTLFVIAFFLGISYKYSLFGFRKKSQKQHLREKLKK from the exons ATGGGTCAAAATCAAATGAATAACACAAAATTCCTCATTAAAGAGAGCTACAACACA TGTGATACGTTTGATTCTTTGAGGGCACTTTTTCCTGATGAATTGTATTctggaaaatataattttaaaggTGGAAAGTACAAAAGTTATTATAGTAAATCAAATTATACCGAtattgataaaattaatggtTATTGCTTATGGTTatttaaacaattttatGGGGACCGTTCCGTTTTTTCGAATAATGTAGATAACAATATGTATATTGTTACATACATTTGGGCgtggttaagttataagtTAAATCAAAAATCACATGAAGGAATCAACAAtctaaatgatttttataataagcACATGGAAAATGTCCAGGAGTATAACAATTCTATAGAAAACGATACGGAATATAAAACTTATATTgatcttataaataaaaataaggaattaatggatattgatattaagcatatgtctaaattttatgatgcatttaaaaatTTGTGTAAAATGTATGATGACCTTTCAAAGGCGAAAAATAAAGGCGaggaatatttaaaatatgttaataattttgctgaaaattataatgccCTTATTAATGAAAACATTAATGATACAAAggataatttatttaaacaaGTATTATATGTTGCATTAAACGATTATAACTTTATAAAAAGTATATTATCTGAAGATTCTATAAAGAAACAATTTCCAGAACTTACGAAGGAAAAAAAAGCAACACAAGTTTCTACAATTTTTAAAGAATCACAAATACGTGAATCCTCAGGTGATGTGCCAGAATCAAGTTCCAAAGGTGAAGTATCAGAATCTGAAACTGatgtattaatttataattctGGAGTATCAGAATTTGAAACGGCAATATCGACTCCATTGATagcaaacaaattaattatagTTTTATCGACATTATTTgtaatagcattttttttaggaatttcgtataag tattcgttatttggatttcggaaaaaatctcaaaaacaacatttaagagaaaaactaaaaaaataa